The following coding sequences are from one Lolium rigidum isolate FL_2022 chromosome 6, APGP_CSIRO_Lrig_0.1, whole genome shotgun sequence window:
- the LOC124666499 gene encoding probable glutathione S-transferase GSTU6, which produces MAGGGNGEVKLLGMWASPFVLRVRLALSLKGVSYEYVEEDLKSKSELLLKSNPVHTKVPVLIHNGKPVCESSVILQYIDEAFAGIGPSLLPADPHDRAVARFWAAYIDDKLLKASSQASSGKTEEEKAEGAKQAAAAVETLEGALKECSKGKPFFGGDSAGYVDLMLGGLLPWVHVGDAVKGVKTFDPATTPLLAAWADSFGALDAVEPVMPEVGKLVEFAMAMMSHAAAAAAATN; this is translated from the exons ATGGCCGGAGGAGGAAACGGCGAAGTGAAGCTGCTCGGCATGTGGGCAAGCCCGTTCGTCCTGCGAGTGCGGCTGGCGCTCAGCCTTAAGGGCGTGAGCTACGAGTACGTCGAGGAGGACCTCAAGAGCAAGAGCGAGCTGCTCCTCAAGTCCAACCCCGTCCACACCAAGGTGCCGGTGCTGATCCACAACGGCAAGCCCGTCTGCGAGTCGTCGGTGATCCTGCAATACATCGACGAGGCCTTCGCCGGCATCGGCCCTTCTCTTCTCCCGGCGGATCCCCATGACCGTGCCGTTGCTCGCTTCTGGGCCGCATACATTGACGACAAG CTCCTGAAAGCGTCGAGCCAGGCGTCGAGCGGCAagacggaggaggagaaggcggaggGAGCGAAGCaggcggccgccgcggtggagaccCTGGAGGGAGCCCTGAAGGAGTGCTCCAAGGGCAAACCATTCTTCGGTGGTGACAGTGCTGGGTACGTGGACCTCATGCTCGGCGGCCTCCTCCCTTGGGTTCACGTGGGCGACGCGGTGAAGGGCGTCAAAACCTTCGACCCTGCCACGACTCCGCTCTTGGCCGCGTGGGCGGACAGCTTCGGCGCCTTGGACGCGGTCGAGCCGGTCATGCCGGAAGTCGGCAAGCTCGTTGAGTTTGCCATGGCGATGATGTctcacgccgccgctgccgccgctgcaaCTAACTGA
- the LOC124666898 gene encoding integrator complex subunit 9-like: MKLTCLASPGSGGGYHAPASHLLELEGLRLLLDCPVDLSCLAAFAPVPLDAGSGDAGDLICAVPYYWSPAVAAAAKAGGVDAVLVSSATGMLGLPFLTRLPSFANTKVYVTEVASKIGKLMMAELVEMHSQFVSFYGPDMDGIPKWMEGEKQSKLMSMLQKIGIEDERNDLSPLMPLYSAANIEECMQKIQPIKYGQEVCFNGMLMLKASSSGLELGNCAWSLEGPRASITYLPSTVFVSAHALDCDYNSLKENDVILFSDFSSFNVMDEDDENLGENAMLCDDSVSRDDGVGEDENVQTLCKNDDIAEEIERISFICSSIIDAIKSGGSVLVPIERLGVILLILELMSETLHSFDVKVPIFIISGAAEKMIAFTNAVPEWLCKPRQEKLFSGEALFGHVELLKEGKLFMFPHLYSKGMLAAWKEPCIVFCPDLSLRHGTVVHLLRRWHADKRNLLILEQGVDNELALKPFMPVSIQILECSFLSGIKAWKVNPLLTVLKPKLILFPEEMKLRCPLKEGAPWPCLYYSKGKTIEVPNTREEFKVRLAANVALRLQPRQLDGTVAVARLRAKLHLSNGQYMLVAPKDQSDDQTKRPLMHWGAVDAGHVLSALREKGMSCAFSVDDVGLVGSERSILVTSPGDALVKITSEKTVIYCDDEGTSKQIYDALGSVCNGI, from the exons ATGAAACTG ACCTGCTTGGCCTctcccggcagcggcggcggttacCATGCACCAGCGAGCCACTTGCTGGAGCTGGAAGGGCTTCGCCTCCTGCTCGACTGCCCCGTCGATCTCTCGTGCCTCGCTGCATTTGCCCCGGTGCCCCTCGACGCGGGATCCGGTGATGCAGGGGACCTCATCTGCGCAGTGCCGTACTACTGGTCACCAGCGGTGGCTGCAGCTGCCAAAGCAGGTGGCGTGGATGCCGTGCTCGTGTCATCTGCCACGGGGATGCTTGGGCTACCCTTCCTCACCCGGCTCCCCAGCTTCGCGAACACAAAG GTTTATGTTACAGAGGTAGCTTCAAAGATTGGAAAGCTAATGATGGCGGAGCTGGTGGAGATGCACTCTCAGTTTGTAAGCTTCTATGGACCTGATATGGATGGGATACCCAAGTGGATGGAAGGGGAGAAACAAAGTAAACTCATGTCAATGTTGCAGAAGATAGGGATTGAAGATGAGCGGAATGATTTATCTCCTCTAATGCCTCTGTACAG TGCAGCAAACATAGAAGAATGCATGCAGAAAATCCAGCCTATCAAATACGGTCAGGAGGTTTGCTTCAATGGCATGTTGATGCTGAAAGCCTCTAGTTCTGGCCTGGAGCTTGGCAATTGTGCCTGGTCATTAGAAGGTCCAAGAGCAAGTATTACCTACTTGCCAAGCACAGTGTTTGTGTCAGCCCATGCCTTAGATTGTGACTATAACTCGCTGAAGGAAAATGATGTTATTTTGTTTTCGGATTTCTCATCCTTTAATgtcatggatgaggatgatgagaatCTGGGTGAGAATGCAATGCTTTGTGATGACTCAGTGTCAAG GGATGATGGTGTTGGTGAGGATGAAAACGTCCAGACCCTGTGTAAGAATGATGACATTGCAGAGGAGATTGAGAGAATCAGCTTCATATGTTCATCTATAATAGATGCGATAAAATCTGGAGGTTCTGTTTTAGTACCAATAGAACGACTTGGTGTTATTCTCTTAATCTTGGAGCTTATGTCAGAAACTCTACATTCTTTCGACGTGAAG GTACCTATATTTATCATTTCTGGTGCAGCAGAAAAAATGATTGCCTTTACCAATGCTGTGCCAGAATGGCTATGCAAGCCACGCCAAGAAAAG CTATTCTCAGGAGAGGCATTATTTGGCCATGTGGAGCTTTTGAAGGAAGGGAAGTTATTTATGTTCCCTCATCTATACTCAAAGGGCATGCT GGCAGCATGGAAGGAGCCTTGCATTGTATTTTGTCCAGACTTGAGCCTCAGGCATGGCACAGTCGTCCATTTGCTTCGTCGGTGGCATGCAGATAAACGAAATCTTCTTATTTTGGAA CAAGGAGTTGATAATGAGTTAGCTCTTAAGCCTTTCATGCCTGTCTCAATCCAgatcctcgagtgttctttccttTCTGGAATAAA GGCGTGGAAAGTTAATCCATTACTGACAGTTCTCAAACCGAAGCTTATTCTG TTTCCTGAAGAAATGAAGTTACGGTGCCCACTGAAGGAGGGCGCTCCATGGCCATGCCTGTATTACTCCAAGGGCAAGACCATCGAGGTCCCGAACACACGAGAAGAATTCAAGGTGCGACTCGCAGCCAACGTGGCCCTTAGGTTGCAGCCTAGGCAGCTGGACGGGACTGTTGCTGTCGCTAGGTTGAGAGCAAAGCTCCATCTCAGCAACGGACAGTATATGCTGGTTGCTCCCAAGGATCAGTCTGATGACCAAACGAAGCGGCCGTTGATGCACTGGGGAGCTGTTGATGCAGGCCATGTTTTGTCGGCGTTGCGAGAGAAGGGGATGTCATGTGCTTTTTCTGTAGATGATGTTGGTTTGGTAGGTTCTGAGCGCTCTATTTTGGTTACTAGTCCGGGAGATGCTCTGGTGAAGATAACGTCTGAAAAAACCGTTATTTACTGCGATGATGAAGGAACAAGCAAGCAAATTTATGATGCTCTCGGTAGCGTTTGTAATGGAATCTAA